A region of Moorena producens PAL-8-15-08-1 DNA encodes the following proteins:
- a CDS encoding S8 family serine peptidase: MVTRKSFFLLTGGLLISLMFPLMVKGEGKQTISGEFYNPYQVPVDRANTINSVFIPKTGSFTDFKSSVIPDQNIYKVKFPIETKPDIGKLGPTSKISPGLERLRQIKRPNDDIEVIVTFKEDRRIPLMPELGEGEKRRERGTRRHKAIEELKAARTKSQLNLIRKNQAFRKFKPTEHFWIVNAVAGKTEIGKINQLVESQDVAYIQPVEGGEKPPDSISNNDVDDGRRLIVSDPYFNLGLTQPWIGLLDTGIRRTHVLFNSPSNIALVRDCVNGGPNCNDTSNPGYDPFDTFWNHGTSSAAIISGNNRLGNAYRGATGIRLDSWNIYSNFGLNTTATLRAIQRGIALFDKVLVGEIQANESETGTIATAADNAYDAGVIFVSANGNFGPSSSTVRSPGIAHKVIGVGGFMTTDQTQYNSQGRGPATDGRYKPDIQTPTFSETASNVSDNALRVFGGTSGATPYAAAAAMLSRNWLRQFGTFDNGQTYAFMILYGQNPYPYNNTEGAGPLKMATNGWANWGKVVVGNGMTIDIPINVAAGKKDFDGALWWPESASQAHNDIDIHLIDPTGTERARGFSAVSVFERARVSGSLTPGTWKIRIRGFNVPTGSQMVYWASHIRN; the protein is encoded by the coding sequence ATGGTAACGAGAAAAAGCTTTTTCTTGTTGACGGGAGGTTTGCTCATTTCCTTAATGTTCCCGTTAATGGTAAAGGGTGAGGGCAAGCAAACCATCAGTGGTGAGTTTTACAATCCTTACCAAGTACCGGTAGACCGGGCTAACACTATCAATTCCGTGTTTATTCCTAAGACTGGTTCGTTTACTGACTTTAAAAGCAGTGTTATCCCAGACCAGAATATCTACAAGGTGAAATTTCCCATAGAAACGAAACCTGACATCGGTAAACTTGGCCCGACCTCAAAGATCAGCCCAGGCCTAGAGCGGTTGCGCCAGATTAAGAGACCGAATGATGATATTGAAGTCATTGTTACTTTCAAGGAAGACCGGCGAATTCCCCTCATGCCAGAATTAGGGGAAGGGGAGAAGCGTCGAGAGCGAGGTACGCGACGCCACAAGGCAATTGAAGAGCTCAAAGCAGCAAGAACTAAATCCCAGTTGAATCTAATTAGAAAGAACCAGGCATTCCGTAAATTTAAACCAACTGAACACTTTTGGATTGTCAATGCTGTGGCTGGAAAGACAGAGATTGGCAAGATTAACCAGTTGGTTGAATCCCAAGATGTTGCTTACATTCAACCAGTAGAAGGAGGGGAAAAGCCACCGGACTCTATTAGCAACAACGATGTTGATGACGGTAGACGTCTAATTGTATCCGATCCCTACTTCAATCTGGGACTAACTCAACCTTGGATTGGTCTTCTCGACACTGGAATCAGACGCACCCATGTCCTCTTCAACTCCCCAAGTAATATTGCCTTAGTACGAGATTGCGTTAACGGTGGTCCAAACTGCAACGATACTTCAAACCCTGGCTACGACCCCTTTGACACTTTCTGGAATCACGGAACTAGCTCCGCCGCCATTATCAGTGGTAACAATCGATTGGGGAATGCTTATCGGGGTGCGACTGGAATACGGCTAGACAGTTGGAACATCTATAGCAACTTTGGTCTCAATACCACTGCTACCCTTCGGGCCATTCAAAGAGGAATTGCTCTGTTTGACAAAGTACTTGTTGGAGAAATTCAAGCCAACGAGTCGGAAACAGGAACAATCGCGACTGCTGCTGATAATGCTTATGATGCTGGTGTGATCTTTGTATCTGCTAATGGCAACTTTGGACCTAGCAGTAGCACAGTTCGTTCTCCCGGAATTGCTCACAAGGTAATCGGAGTCGGCGGCTTCATGACAACTGATCAGACCCAGTACAATAGCCAGGGTCGTGGTCCAGCTACTGATGGTCGCTACAAGCCAGACATCCAAACTCCCACATTTAGCGAAACCGCTAGTAACGTCTCCGACAATGCTCTGAGGGTGTTTGGAGGAACTAGTGGGGCAACTCCTTACGCTGCCGCTGCTGCTATGCTTTCCCGTAATTGGCTCCGACAGTTCGGAACATTTGATAATGGTCAAACCTACGCCTTCATGATTCTTTACGGACAGAATCCCTATCCCTATAACAATACAGAAGGTGCTGGTCCTCTAAAGATGGCAACTAATGGTTGGGCAAATTGGGGTAAAGTAGTAGTAGGCAACGGAATGACTATTGACATTCCAATTAATGTCGCTGCTGGCAAGAAAGATTTTGATGGTGCACTGTGGTGGCCCGAATCTGCATCTCAGGCTCACAACGACATTGATATCCACCTGATTGATCCCACAGGAACGGAAAGAGCCAGGGGTTTCTCAGCCGTGAGTGTATTTGAGCGAGCAAGGGTTTCCGGTAGTCTGACACCTGGTACTTGGAAGATTCGGATTCGCGGATTTAATGTCCCCACAGGCTCCCAGATGGTTTACTGGGCATCCCACATCCGTAACTAA